A window of Pedococcus aerophilus contains these coding sequences:
- the moaA gene encoding GTP 3',8-cyclase MoaA — translation MTGLPFPTVRGATPAPEGLAGLPDRYGRVARDLRVSVTDRCNLRCRYCMPAEGLPWLAKPEMLSDDELVRVVGVFVGLGIRQVRLTGGEPMLRRSLVDVVRRIAALEPRPRIAMTTNGIGLDRLAQPLADAGLDRVNVSLDTIDPKEFADLTRRDRLHDVEAGLKAAATAGLVPVKVNAVAMRGINDDSVADLLQWCLDRGYELRFIEQMPLDAQHGWDASTMVSSQELHERLGERFTLTPLPQADRGSAPAERFLVNGGPQTVGIIASVTDPFCAACDRTRLTADGQVRNCLFSQDETDLRGPLRDGATDEDLARLIQGEMWRKAPGHGIGSDDFVQPDRPMSAIGG, via the coding sequence ATGACCGGCCTCCCCTTCCCGACCGTGCGCGGTGCCACGCCTGCGCCCGAGGGCCTGGCGGGCCTCCCTGACCGCTATGGACGGGTGGCGCGTGACCTGCGTGTCTCCGTCACCGACCGCTGCAACCTGCGCTGCCGCTACTGCATGCCGGCCGAGGGTCTGCCCTGGCTCGCGAAGCCGGAGATGCTCTCCGACGACGAGCTGGTGCGGGTCGTGGGCGTGTTCGTCGGGCTGGGCATCCGCCAGGTCCGGCTCACCGGTGGCGAGCCGATGCTGCGCCGTTCGCTGGTCGACGTGGTGCGACGGATCGCCGCCCTCGAGCCGCGCCCGCGCATCGCCATGACCACCAACGGGATCGGTCTGGACCGTCTGGCCCAGCCGCTGGCCGACGCCGGCCTCGACCGGGTCAACGTCAGCCTCGACACGATCGACCCCAAGGAGTTCGCCGACCTGACCCGGCGCGACCGCCTGCACGACGTCGAAGCCGGCCTCAAGGCCGCCGCGACCGCCGGGCTCGTGCCTGTCAAGGTCAATGCCGTCGCCATGCGGGGCATCAACGACGACTCGGTCGCCGACCTGCTCCAGTGGTGCCTCGACCGCGGCTACGAGCTGCGTTTCATCGAGCAGATGCCGCTCGACGCCCAGCACGGCTGGGACGCCTCGACCATGGTGTCCTCGCAGGAGCTGCACGAGCGCCTCGGCGAGCGGTTCACCCTGACGCCTTTGCCGCAGGCCGACCGGGGCAGCGCCCCGGCCGAGCGGTTCCTCGTCAACGGGGGACCGCAGACGGTCGGCATCATCGCCAGCGTCACGGACCCGTTCTGCGCCGCGTGCGACCGCACCCGGCTCACGGCGGACGGCCAGGTGCGCAACTGCCTGTTCTCCCAGGACGAGACGGACCTGCGCGGCCCGCTGCGCGACGGGGCCACCGACGAGGACCTCGCCCGCCTCATCCAGGGGGAGATGTGGCGCAAGGCCCCCGGCCACGGGATCGGCTCGGACGACTTCGTGCAGCCCGACCGCCCGATGTCGGCCATCGGTGGCTGA
- a CDS encoding DUF3099 domain-containing protein, protein MPLSRRRHPDEPVVQSVTSAPANIADEQAGRIRRYLFTMAVRTVCFIACVLTATAGAPWWVWGSLALLAVLLPYVAVVMVNAVAPRGAGRGGAPVTPRGDGPTQIGR, encoded by the coding sequence GTGCCTCTCTCCCGCCGCCGTCACCCCGACGAGCCCGTCGTCCAGTCGGTGACGTCGGCGCCGGCCAACATCGCCGACGAACAAGCCGGTCGCATCCGGCGCTACCTCTTCACGATGGCGGTCCGCACGGTGTGCTTCATCGCCTGCGTCCTGACCGCCACCGCCGGCGCGCCGTGGTGGGTGTGGGGCTCGTTGGCCCTGCTGGCGGTGCTGCTCCCGTACGTCGCGGTGGTCATGGTCAACGCCGTGGCTCCCCGTGGCGCCGGGCGCGGCGGCGCCCCGGTCACGCCGCGTGGTGACGGACCGACCCAGATCGGCCGCTGA
- the fabG gene encoding 3-oxoacyl-[acyl-carrier-protein] reductase has translation MAGRNVLVTGGNRGIGLSIARALAEAGHSVVITHRSGEPPEGLQGVLCEVTDTASVDAAFTQAEELLGGPVEVLVANAGVTRDQLLMRMSDEEFDSVIDTNLAGAFRCARRAVKGMIRARHGRIIFISSVVGLYGSPGQTNYSASKSGLVGLARSISRELGTRGITANVVAPGFIETDMTEVLPEDRKKAYQASIPAGRFGQADEVAATVRFLASDDAAYITGAVIPVDGGLGMGH, from the coding sequence ATGGCAGGCCGCAACGTCCTGGTCACCGGAGGCAACCGCGGGATCGGGCTGAGCATCGCCCGGGCCCTCGCCGAGGCAGGCCACTCGGTGGTCATCACCCACCGCTCCGGCGAACCCCCCGAGGGGCTCCAGGGTGTGCTGTGCGAGGTCACCGACACCGCGTCGGTCGACGCCGCGTTCACCCAGGCGGAGGAGCTCCTGGGCGGTCCCGTCGAGGTCCTCGTGGCCAACGCCGGCGTGACGCGCGACCAGCTGCTCATGCGGATGAGCGACGAGGAGTTCGACTCCGTCATCGACACCAACCTCGCCGGCGCCTTCCGCTGCGCCCGGCGGGCGGTCAAGGGCATGATCCGCGCCCGCCACGGCCGGATCATCTTCATCTCCAGCGTCGTCGGCCTCTACGGCTCACCCGGCCAGACCAACTACTCGGCCAGCAAGTCCGGCCTCGTCGGCCTGGCCCGCTCGATCTCCCGCGAGCTCGGCACCCGCGGCATCACCGCGAACGTCGTCGCCCCGGGCTTCATCGAGACCGACATGACCGAGGTCCTTCCGGAGGACCGCAAGAAGGCCTACCAGGCCAGCATCCCGGCGGGACGCTTCGGCCAGGCCGACGAGGTGGCGGCCACGGTGCGCTTCCTGGCCTCGGACGACGCGGCATACATCACCGGCGCCGTGATCCCCGTCGACGGCGGCCTCGGGATGGGCCACTGA
- the fabI gene encoding enoyl-ACP reductase FabI, producing MLLEGKKLLITGVLMDSSIAFHVAKIAQEQGAEVVLTSFGRTFKITQTIAKRLPVTPPVVELDVTDQEHLDSLAERLGEHVDHLDGVLHSIGFAPQGAFNFLEGTFEDVSTAIHASAYSLKSLGVATLPLMKDGGSIVGLTFDAKFAWPVYDWMGVAKAAFESTNRYLARDLGPKGVRCNLVAAGPIRTTAAKSIPGFATFEETWNTRAPLGWDVNDAVPAAQACAALLSDWFPATTGEIVHVDGGVHAMGQ from the coding sequence ATGCTGCTCGAGGGTAAGAAGCTGCTCATCACCGGTGTCCTCATGGACTCCTCGATCGCGTTCCACGTCGCGAAGATCGCCCAGGAGCAGGGTGCAGAGGTCGTGCTGACGTCGTTCGGCCGCACCTTCAAGATCACCCAGACGATCGCCAAGCGCCTCCCCGTCACCCCGCCGGTGGTCGAGCTCGACGTCACCGACCAGGAGCACCTCGACTCCCTCGCGGAGCGGCTCGGCGAGCACGTCGACCACCTCGACGGGGTGCTCCACTCGATCGGCTTCGCGCCGCAGGGGGCGTTCAACTTCCTCGAGGGCACCTTCGAGGACGTGTCGACCGCCATCCACGCCTCGGCCTACTCGCTCAAGTCCCTCGGCGTGGCCACGCTGCCGCTCATGAAGGACGGCGGCAGCATCGTCGGCCTCACGTTCGACGCGAAGTTCGCCTGGCCGGTCTACGACTGGATGGGCGTGGCCAAGGCCGCCTTCGAGTCGACCAACCGCTACCTCGCCCGTGACCTCGGCCCCAAGGGTGTGCGCTGCAACCTCGTGGCCGCCGGACCGATCCGCACGACGGCCGCCAAGTCCATCCCGGGCTTCGCGACGTTCGAGGAGACCTGGAACACCCGGGCTCCCCTCGGGTGGGACGTCAACGACGCGGTCCCCGCCGCCCAGGCCTGCGCGGCACTGCTCTCGGACTGGTTCCCGGCGACGACGGGCGAGATCGTCCACGTCGACGGCGGCGTCCACGCGATGGGTCAGTGA
- a CDS encoding tetratricopeptide repeat protein: MTSAPAVSATEVRVLEGPNLYFAKPAIKVSLELPGYLAADEADLKKLARSVGLKSSRPGAPGTEQRQRFVMRLVERATRRLAAASGTTRLGVRARPGSDPAQVVVAFVWRRRGRARALGEGVAPLLQSWLDGGDRVEALGAQVAAAEPGERPSIITPTIPVASITGTNGKTTTTRLLGHIGMTAGLRTAWSSTDGIVVQGEVIEGGDYSGPAGARGVLTTPGVQLGILETARGGMLLKGMGVSANDVSVVTNVSADHLGLQGIDTVDQLAEVKAIVTKATKPRGWAVLNGEDPRVWAMRSGTKARPWVFSLRSDAPAVREALDAGGRAITVLDGDIAVLENGQDPDRLVSILDVPATLSGLSVHNIANALAGAAAALGLGLPRAAVVEGLKTFAPDDRLNPGRMNTYTLRREDGSAITVIVDLAHNEAGLEALMDVAHGLKVPGAQVHLGLGLAGDRTDDLLESIGEVAGLRADRIVAAHKEHYLRGRTMAELEGHLRTGLARAGVADIESYETELGGLQALVPGASDGDVVALMCHAERTQVAAWLADQGATADGPEDIRRKVVAARGEHELESQIAALWELDDDEERIDAATALRTSRPGDPRLVYELAASLDAAGREKDAIDLYRDALASGLREPHRHRARIQLASSLRVTGQPDLAHSLLTELSHERPGSVAIEAFRALAAYDSGRAAEAVADLVDTLLHHAGDEDSLSYQRALHAYAAQLRDA, encoded by the coding sequence ATGACGTCCGCTCCTGCCGTCTCTGCAACAGAGGTCCGGGTCCTCGAGGGCCCGAACCTCTACTTTGCCAAGCCGGCCATCAAGGTCAGCCTCGAGCTGCCCGGCTACCTCGCCGCCGACGAGGCCGACCTCAAGAAGCTCGCCCGATCGGTGGGGCTGAAGAGCTCCCGGCCCGGCGCTCCGGGCACGGAGCAGCGGCAGCGGTTCGTCATGCGGCTCGTCGAGCGCGCCACCCGTCGCCTCGCCGCCGCCAGCGGCACGACACGGCTCGGGGTGCGGGCCCGTCCCGGCAGCGACCCCGCCCAGGTCGTGGTGGCCTTCGTATGGCGCCGCCGCGGCCGCGCGCGTGCGCTCGGTGAGGGCGTGGCCCCGCTCCTGCAGTCCTGGCTCGACGGCGGCGACAGGGTCGAGGCCCTGGGGGCGCAGGTGGCGGCTGCGGAGCCGGGGGAGCGACCCTCGATCATCACGCCCACCATCCCGGTCGCGTCGATCACCGGCACCAACGGCAAGACGACGACGACCCGGCTGCTCGGCCACATCGGCATGACCGCCGGCCTGCGCACGGCCTGGTCCTCCACCGACGGCATCGTCGTGCAGGGTGAGGTCATCGAGGGCGGCGACTACTCGGGGCCGGCCGGGGCCCGCGGCGTCCTGACGACGCCCGGCGTGCAGCTCGGCATCCTCGAGACCGCCCGCGGCGGCATGCTCCTCAAGGGGATGGGCGTCTCGGCCAACGACGTCTCGGTCGTCACCAACGTCTCGGCCGACCACCTCGGTCTGCAGGGCATCGACACCGTCGACCAGCTCGCCGAGGTCAAGGCCATCGTCACCAAGGCCACCAAGCCCCGTGGGTGGGCTGTGCTGAACGGTGAGGACCCGCGGGTGTGGGCCATGCGTTCGGGGACCAAGGCGCGTCCCTGGGTCTTCTCGCTGCGTTCTGACGCGCCCGCTGTGCGCGAAGCCCTGGACGCCGGCGGCCGCGCGATCACCGTCCTCGACGGCGACATCGCCGTCCTGGAGAACGGTCAGGACCCCGACCGCCTCGTCAGCATCCTCGACGTCCCCGCCACGCTGTCCGGCCTGTCGGTCCACAACATCGCCAACGCGTTGGCAGGTGCTGCCGCCGCGCTGGGCCTCGGGCTGCCGCGTGCGGCGGTGGTCGAGGGCCTGAAGACCTTCGCACCCGACGACCGGCTCAACCCCGGCCGGATGAACACCTACACGCTGCGCCGCGAGGACGGCAGCGCCATCACCGTGATCGTCGACCTGGCTCACAACGAGGCAGGCCTCGAGGCGCTCATGGACGTCGCACACGGCCTCAAGGTCCCCGGCGCCCAGGTGCACCTGGGTCTCGGGCTGGCCGGTGACCGCACCGACGACCTGCTCGAGTCGATCGGCGAGGTCGCGGGGCTGCGGGCGGACCGCATCGTCGCGGCCCACAAGGAGCACTACCTGCGGGGCCGCACGATGGCCGAGCTCGAGGGCCACCTGCGGACCGGGCTGGCCCGGGCCGGGGTCGCCGACATCGAGTCCTACGAGACCGAGCTGGGTGGTCTCCAGGCACTCGTCCCCGGGGCCTCCGACGGTGATGTCGTGGCCCTCATGTGCCACGCCGAACGGACCCAGGTGGCAGCCTGGCTGGCCGACCAGGGCGCCACGGCCGACGGCCCGGAGGACATCCGCCGCAAGGTCGTCGCCGCCCGCGGCGAGCACGAGCTCGAGTCGCAGATCGCGGCGCTCTGGGAGCTCGACGACGACGAGGAGAGGATCGACGCGGCCACCGCGCTGCGGACCTCGCGTCCGGGGGACCCCCGCCTCGTCTACGAGCTGGCGGCCAGCCTGGACGCCGCCGGTCGCGAGAAGGACGCCATCGACCTCTACCGCGATGCCCTCGCCAGTGGGCTGCGCGAGCCGCATCGGCACCGTGCGCGGATCCAGCTCGCCTCGAGCCTGCGCGTCACCGGCCAGCCGGACCTGGCCCACTCGTTGCTCACCGAGCTCTCGCACGAGCGCCCCGGCAGCGTCGCCATCGAGGCCTTCCGTGCCCTCGCCGCCTACGACAGCGGACGCGCGGCCGAGGCCGTGGCCGACCTCGTCGACACCCTGCTGCACCACGCGGGCGACGAGGACAGCCTGAGCTACCAGCGGGCCCTGCACGCGTACGCCGCGCAGCTGCGCGACGCCTGA